Proteins encoded by one window of Conger conger chromosome 1, fConCon1.1, whole genome shotgun sequence:
- the LOC133131319 gene encoding relaxin-3 receptor 2-like: protein MSASYILQLELFNRSLHLCKTNPLCDRTLLRYHNITSLDSVNLPGDGSLLIRGIISMVIIIVCVLGMIGNMTVLYLLHCSRSTTKSTINVFVFNLAVADLLFSMMQPFWAVDVALDFSWPFGLCMCKAVSLLTVVNVYASVFFLTAMSVTRYCVVARALRPGRPQCQRLCVLRLVTCLIWAGALLAAAPSLLFSSVAEVSGDKLCLLRFPEGTFWLAVHHLIRLVLGFLLPYVILIVSYLRLLSFVCNHNLRGVNPRRQARVSNSVAVVVLSFCVCWFPYNIITFWGVLIKLDVLEWTSSYYVTHTYVFPLATCLAHSNTCLNPVIYCLVRKEFRTMLRQTFWRSSQSCLCKVCLAEVSYGNVTTQESNITIQLKRMKSQTGQSYTRKSLLSSTTLSVMPTHKNAGPLTDIRDVPI, encoded by the coding sequence ATGTCAGCCTCATATATTTTACAATTAGAACTGTTTAATAGGTCTCTCCATCTTTGCAAGACCAACCCACTGTGTGACCGCACACTTTTGAGGTACCACAACATCACCAGCCTGGACAGTGTGAACCTCCCGGGGGATGGCTCTCTTTTGATCCGTGGCATTATCTCCATGGTGATCATCATTGTGTGTGTCCTGGGGATGATCGGCAATATGACAGTGCTCTACCTTCTGCACTGCAGCAGGAGCACAACCAAGAGCACCATAAACGTCTTTGTCTTCAATCTGGCGGTTGCCGACCTGCTGTTCTCGATGATGCAGCCGTTCTGGGCTGTGGATGTGGCTCTGGACTTCAGCTGGCCCTTTGGGCTGTGTATGTGCAAGGCGGTGTCCCTGCTGACGGTTGTCAATGTGTACGCCAGCGTCTTCTTTCTGACGGCCATGAGTGTGACGCGCTACTGCGTGGTGGCCAGGGCGCTGCGGCCCGGGCGGCCCCAGTGCCAGAGGCTCTGCGTGCTGAGGCTGGTCACCTGCCTGATCTGGGCCGGGGCTCTGCTGGCCGCTGCCCCCAGCCTGCTTTTCTCCTCCGTGGCTGAGGTGAGCGGGGACAAACTCTGCCTCCTCCGTTTCCCTGAGGGCACCTTCTGGTTGGCCGTACACCACCTCATCCGATTGGTCCTGGGCTTCCTCCTCCCCTACGTCATCCTCATCGTCTCCTACCTGCGTCTGCTGAGCTTCGTTTGCAACCACAACCTGAGAGGGGTCAACCCTCGCCGCCAGGCACGTGTGTCCAACTCGGTGGCCGTGGTGGTCCTGTCCTTCTGTGTTTGCTGGTTCCCCTACAACATCATCACGTTTTGGGGCGTCCTGATCAAGCTGGACGTGCTGGAGTGGACTTCCTCCTATTATGTGACCCACACTTACGTCTTTCCCCTGGCCACCTGCTTGGCCCACAGCAACACCTGCCTGAACCCTGTCATCTACTGCCTGGTGCGCAAGGAGTTCCGCACAATGCTGAGGCAAACATTCTGGAGGTCCAGCCAGTCGTGCCTATGCAAAGTCTGTCTGGCAGAGGTGAGCTATGGCAACGTTACAACTCAAGAGAGCAACATCACCATTCAGCTCAAGAGAATGAAAAGCCAGACTGGACAGTCCTATACAAGGAAGTCCTTACTTTCCTCCACCACTCTCTCTGTAATGCCAACTCACAAAAATGCTGGTCCTTTAACTGACATAAGAGATGTTCCAATATAG
- the ntrk1 gene encoding high affinity nerve growth factor receptor — protein MVIDNCSMPQVSISPPQLTIKEGGNLTFVCKVTGDPIPTVRWNTENLDSHYTLQEAIRGTTLELTLYMVNVSAKDNLYNLTCKAENRAGPGDDMVLLDIQFPVRIIYLRNAEAQHHWCFPFAVDGNPAPNITWLYKGKPLTESTFIYTQLFPDREDGSDQHGCLFLNKPTHLNNGNYTIIVQNELGSAKETAIGNFMVNPFEPSDPEGLIPVLIDDPIPTNTTNNHVTENLESRVFGVSVAVGLAVFACTFLLLMVLVINKCGQRSKFGIHPEASVLGTEDDLAVSLRFMNFGASPPSSDEGTLDSGLSSFVENPQYFCGIIKDKDMCVQHIKRQDIVLKWELGEGAFGKVYLAECANLSPDSDKMLVAIKTLKDANESTRQDFQREAELLTVLQHEHIVRFYGVCADGEPLAMVFEYMRHGDLNRFLRAHGPDARILDEVKMPLLGQLTLPQMLQIAAQIASGMVYLASLHFVHRDLATRNCLVGEGLVVKIGDFGMSRDIYSTDYYRVGGRTMLPIRWMPPESIMYRKFTTESDIWSFGVVLWEIFTYGKQPWYQLSNSEAIECITQGRELERPRTCPKEVHLLMQGCWQREPQQRLVIKDIHSRLIALVKNPPVYLDILE, from the exons ATGGTGATAGATAATTGCA GTATGCCTCAGGTCTCTATTTCTCCTCCCCAGCTGACCATTAAAGAGGGAGGGAACTTGACCTTTGTCTGTAAGGTGACAGGTGACCCCATCCCTACAGTCAGGTGGAACACAGAAAATCTGGATTCCCATTATACACTCCAG GAGGCGATCAGGGGCACCACACTGGAGCTGACCCTGTATATGGTGAATGTCTCTGCCAAGGACAACCTCTACAACCTGACATGCAAGGCCGAGAACAGGGCAGGCCCTGGGGATGATATGGTGCTGCTGGACATTCAAT TTCCTGTGAGGATCATATACCTGAGAAATGCTGAAGCACAACATCACTGGTGCTTCCCTTTTGCTGTGGATGGCAACCCAGCCCCCAACATAACTTGGCTTTACAAAGGCAAACCACTAACCGAGTCAACGTTCATCTACACCCAGTTGTTCCCAGACAGAGAAGATGGTTCGGACCAGCATGGCTGTCTCTTCCTCAATAAGCCCACCCACCTCAACAATGGCAACTACACTATCATAGTGCAGAATGAGTTGGGCAGTGCCAAAGAGACAGCCATAGGAAACTTCATGGTCAACCCCTTCGAGCCCTCTGATCCTGAGGGGCTTATCCCTG TCCTGATTGATGATCCAA TTCCCACCAACACAACCAATAACCATGTCACTGAGAACCTGGAGAGCAGGGTTTTCGGG GTGTCAGTGGCTGTCGGCCTGGCTGTGTTTGCCTGCACCTTCCTGCTGCTCATGGTTCTGGTCATCAACAAATGCGGACAGCGCTCCAAATTTGGCATCCACC CAGAGGCATCTGTCCTTGGCACTGAGGATGACCTTGCAGTCTCCCTCCGCTTCATGAACTTTGGGGCCAGCCCTCCCTCTTCAGACGAGGGCACCCTAGACTCCGGGCTGTCGAGCTTCGTCGAGAATCCACAGTATTTCTGTGGCATTATCAAGGACAAGGACATGT GTGTTCAGCACATTAAGCGTCAGGACATTGTGCTCAAGTGGGAGCTGGGGGAGGGAGCATTCGGCAAGGTCTACCTGGCAGAGTGTGCCAACCTCAGCCCTGACAGCGACAAAATGCTGGTGGCTATCAAG ACTCTCAAGGATGCCAATGAGTCGACTCGGCAGGACTTCCAACGCGAGGCAGAACTGCTGACAGTCCTGCAGCACGAGCACATTGTGCGCTTCTACGGGGTGTGTGCGGACGGAGAGCCCCTGGCCATGGTCTTTGAGTACATGAGGCACGGTGACCTCAACCGCTTCCTCAG AGCTCATGGCCCTGATGCCCGGATTCTGGATGAGGTCAAGATGCCACTCTTGGGTCAGCTGACCTTGCCACAGATGCTGCAGATTGCTGCTCAAATTGCCTCAGGGATGGTCTACCTGGCCTCTTTGCACTTTGTGCACAGAGACCTAGCCACCCGAAACTGCCTGGTGGGAGAGGGTCTGGTGGTGAAGATTGGAGACTTTGGGATGTCCCGTGACATATACAGCACTGACTACTACAGG GTGGGAGGCCGGACTATGCTTCCCATTCGATGGATGCCACCAGAAAGCATCATGTATAGGAAGTTCACCACAGAGAGCGACATCTGGAGCTTTGGTGTAGTGCTCTGGGAAATCTTCACCTACGGGAAACAGCCCTGGTACCAGCTCTCCAATAGCGAG GCCATAGAGTGCATCACGCAGGGCCGGGAGCTGGAGAGACCGCGCACCTGCCCCAAAGAAGTGCACCTCCTCATGCAGGGCTGCTGGCAGAGAGAGCCCCAGCAGAGGCTGGTCATTAAGGACATCCACAGCCGGCTGATCGCCCTGGTCAAGAACCCACCCGTCTACCTGGACATCCTGGAATAG